TTTATGCCGCGTCGCAACATGCGCCTTCAGTCGCACATTCAAGAAAAAAACGGGGAAATCTTGCACCTGGCGTTAACTCGTCTAAAGTGAATCAATTCACCTCCGCGTGGCGCGAATTGACGATCCCGCGTCGAGGTGAGGGCCCGCGTCGACTGCATGGGACAAGGAGGAAAGAGCGGCGACGCGACAGCAAGCAACCCGCGCGCGCATTACCCTGAGCGCATCGTGCGCGCACTCTTCCAGGTGACTCCCATGCAGATCCTATTTCCGAACGAAGCCCCTGAATATTCAGGTCGCGAACTTACTCTGGCGTTTCCGGCAATGGTCGATGGGCAGAGGGTGGAGTGCATGATCACCGCGGAAGCGCTCGAAGATCACTTTGGCGCCGCATCGCCCCGTCTGGAAGACATGATCGTCGCGTTCGACGCGCACCGGCCCCGCATCGAGGCCGCCACGCGCCGGCTCTTGTCGGAAACGCGCGCACAGTGTCTCGTGCTCAGAAGCGGTTACGTACGTTTTTATGAGGCGAACTGGCGTACCTGACTGACCGGGCGTCATCGACTGGTTGTCGGCATTGAAGCTTCGGCAAGCGTTATTGCTGCCGAAGCGCACAGTTCCGCGTCATCCTCATCCCGGTCGCGCGCAAGCCGTGACCGCGTCAAATCCGTCGGCGGCACGTAGCCGACTTCCATCCTCACTCGCTGCCGAGATAGAAATACCGGAACAGGAAAATCGCCGCGATGATCCAGACGACGAGCTTCACCTTGCGCGCCTGGCCCGTCAGCAGTTTGAGCGCCGCGTACGAGATGAAGCCGAATGCGACCCCGTTCGCGATCGAGTAGGTGAACGGCATCAGCAGCGCGGTCAGCGCGGCCGGCACGACTTCGGTCGCGTCGTCCCACGGCAGGTCGAGCATTTCGCGCAGCATCAGGCACGATACGTACAGCAGCGCGGGCGCGGTTGCATACGGCGGCACGACTTCGGCGAGCGGCGCGAAAAAAAGTGCCGCGACAAACAGCACGGCGACCGTGATCGCGGTGACGCCGGTACGGCCACCGGCCTGCACGCCCGATGCGCTTTCGATATATGCGGTCGTCGACGACGTGCCGAGCATCGAGCCGGCGAGGATCGCAGTGCTGTCGGCGAGCAGCGCGCGGTTCAGCCGATGCATCTGGCCTTCGACGAGCAGCCCCGCGCGGTTCGCGACGCCCATCAGCGTGCCGGTCGCATCGAACAGCTCGACGAGGAAGAACACCAGCACCACGTTCAGCACGCCGCTCGCCAACGCGCTGCGGATATCGAGCTGGAACAGCGTCGGCGCGATCGACGGCGGCGCGGACACGATGCCGTGAAACTGGTTGCCGCCAAAGAAAAAGCTCAGGATCGTCACGCCGACGATGCCGATCAGGATCGAACCGCGCACACGCAGATGATCGAGCGTGACGATGGCGAAGAAGCCGATCGCGGCGAGCACGACGTGCGGGTCATGCAGATTGCCCAGCGTGACGAGTGTCGCCGGATTGCCGACCACGATGCCGGCCGACTTCAGCGAAATGATCGCGAGAAAGAGGCCGATACCACCGGTGATCGCGATCCGGATCGAATGCGGAATGCCCTTGACGATGACCTCGCGCACGCGGAACAGCGTGACGATCAGGAACAGGCAGCCGGAGACGAACACCGCGCCGAGCGCGGCCTCCCACGTATAGCCCATGCCCTTGACGACCGTGTACGCGAAGTACGCGTTCAGGCCCATGCCGGGCGCGAGCGCGATCGGGTAATTCGCGTATAGACCCATGATCAGCGACGCAAGCGCGGCCACGATGCAGGTCGCGACGAACACCGCGCTCTTTGGCATCCCGGCGTCGCCGAGAATCGCCGGGTTCACGAAGATGATGTAGGCCATCGTCAGGAATGTGGTCACGCCGGCTAGCACTTCGGTGCGCAGGTTGGTGCCGACGGCGTCGAAGCCGAAGTAGCGTTTGATCGAGTCCATTTTGCGGGTCTTTTTCTCTCGCGTCGGTCAGAAAGGAATTCTTTGTGATTGGGGCAGTCGCTGCGCGGCCGCGCAAAGCGGCCCGCGCGGCGGTGTTACCGCGGAATTGTAGACACGAATGGCGGCGTCCCGGCGCTGACGTAGGAGCCGGCAGGTCGCCCAGGCCCGTCAGGCGGACGGTTGGCCGCCCGAGTGTGGCGCCGGCGCATCACCGCGCGGCGCGTGGCGTGCGAGCCAGCGATCGAGTTCGCCAGCGAACGTCTTGCCGTCGCGCGCGCTGAAGGCGGCCGGGCCGCCCGTGTCGACGCCGCTCGCGCGCAACTGGTCGAGCATCGAGCGCATCCGCAGCCGTTCTTCGATCGTGCCGGGCGTGTACCAGTTACCGCGCGGATCGAGCGCATGGGCGTTTTTTGCCAGCACGGCGGCGGCCAGCGGAATGTCGGCGGTGATCACGAGATCGCCCGCGGCGACGCGCTCGACGATCAGTTGATCGGCGGCGTCGAAGCCGGCGGGCACCTGGATCGCGCGGATCAGCGGCGACGGCGGTACGCGCAGGAACGCATTGGCGACCAGCGTCAGCGGCATGCCGGTCCGGCGCGCCGCGCGATAGAGCATGTCCTTGACGACGGCCGGGCAGGCGTCGGCATCGACCCAGATTGGCATGGTGCGGGTTCCGGCTGAGTGCGGATGGTTTGCTGCGTAGGGGTTGAAGGGACGGGATGATACCTTGCCGCGGCGCAAGCCGTACCCATGCCGCCCGCGGCGGGCGGCATTCAGGCGGCTGCGGCTACGGAAGCCGCGACCGCGTTACTGCACGTTCATCGGAGTGTCGCCTTGCTGCGCGCGCCGTTGCGCGACGATGCGGCCTGCGCGCTGCGCGTTCTCCGGATAGTTGACCCAGTCGTTCGGGTCGTAGCCGGCGGCGAGCCAGTCGACGAGGTCGGCGCGGACCTGAGCGCGCGTTTTCGGCGCCGACGGGTCGGCGGGCTGCGTCACCGCTTGCGCGTAGACGGTGCTGATACTCACGGCGGCCAATAGCGCGCCGAGTCCAATGCGGGGAAACATGTGCATGATGGGCTCCTGGGGAGCGGGAAAAAACAGCCGGGCGTTCCGGTTTTCCGGTGCGCTCCGGGATCGTCTTATGGTGCCGAAGACCTGTTGAACCGTTCCATGACCGCGCTCACCAGGTCGATCGGCAGCGGAAACACGATCGTCGAGTTCTTGTCGGCGGCGATCGTCGTCAGCGTCTGCAGATAGCGCAGCTGCATCGCCTGCGGCTGCCGCGCGAGCGTCTGCGCCGCCTCCAGCAATTGCCTCGACGCCTGCAATTCGCCTTCCGCGTGAATCACCTTCGCGCGCCGCTCGCGCTCGGCTTCGGCCTGACGCGCGATCGCGCGGATCATCGTTTCGTTGATATCGACGTGCTTGATCTCGACGATCGACACCTTGATCCCCCACGCGTCGGTTTGCGCATCGAGCACCTTCTGGATGTCGGTATTGAGCTGCTCGCGCTCGGACAGCAACTGGTCGAGGTCGTGCTTGCCGAGCACCGCGCGCAGCGTCGTCTGCGCCAGCTGGCTGGTCGCCTCGAAGTAGCGCGCGACCTGGATCACCGCCTTTTCCGGATCGACCACGCGGAAATACACGACCGCGTTGACTTTTACCGAGACGTTGTCGCGCGTGATCACGTCCTGCGTCGGCACGTCGAACACGACTGTGCGCAGGTCCATGCGGACCACCTGCTGCACGATAGGAATGATCAGCACGAGCCCGGGCCCCTTGACCTTCCAGAAGCGGCCGAGCATGAACACGACGCCGCGTTCGTACTCGCGAAAGATCCGCACCGACGACGCAATCAGCGCGGCCACGAGCAGGATCAGGATGCTACTGAAGCCGAATGTGAAGCCGATCATGAGCGTTCTCCTTGTTGTATGACGTCGACCGGGGTGACAGGCATCACGGTCAGCGTGAGGCCGTTGCGCGCCGTGACGCGCACGCTTTGCCCTGGCGCGGCCGGCATCGTGCTCAATACGCGCCAGCGCTCGCCGTGCACACGCGCCCAGCCGGCCAGCGTGCCGCCCGCCACGTGTTCGGGTTCGGGCAGCAGGCCGCCTTCCAGCACCACCCCGACGCAGCCGATCAATGCCTCCGAGCCCGTCACCACCGGCCGCCGCCGCGCGCGCAGCGCGAGCTGCGCCACGCCGAACACGAACGCGGCGCTGAACACGACGACCGCCGCGATCAACGGCAGCGGGATGCCGTAGCCGGGCACTTCGGTATCCATCAGCATCATCGCGCCGACCACGAATGCGACTATGCCGCCGAAGCCGAGCGAGCCGAAGGTCGGCAGAAACGCCTCGCCGATCAGAAAGGCGATGCCGAGAAAGATCAGCCCGAGGCCGACGTAGCTGATCGGCAGCATCTGCATCGCGAACAGGCCGAGCAGCAGGCTGATCGCGCCGACCACGCCGGGCAGCACGAAGCCCGGATTCGCGAATTCGAAAAACAGGCCGTACATGCCGAGCATCAGCAGAACCAGCGCGACGCTCGGATCGGTGATCACGGCGAGAAAGCGGCTGCGCCAGTCGGGTTCCAGCGTGATGAGCGGCGCATGCGCGGTCTGCAGTGTGACGCTGCCGGCGCTCGTGACGATCGTGCGGCCGTTCAGCTGGCGCAGCAGGTCGGGCACGTCGCGCGCGACGATATCGACGACGTGCTGCGCAAGCGCTTCTTCATTGGACAGGCTCACCGCTTCGCGGACCGCGCGCTCGGCCCAGTCGGCGTTGCGGCCGCGCATCTGCGCGAGGCCGCGGATGTAGGCGGCGGCATCGTGGAGCTGCTTGCGCATCTCGGTCGATTGGGTGTCGAGCGGCAGGGCGCCGGCGGCTTGGGGCGACGCGTTAGGCGACGAAGCGGCGGGTGCGGACGCGCTGCCAGGCAGCGTGTGCATGTCCGGCAGTCCCGGCGCACCCGGCGGGCCGCCACCCGCGGGCGGCTCGTTGCCGCCGATGCCCATCTCGATCGGGGTCGCCGCGCCGAGGTTCGTACCCGGCGCCATCGCCGCGATATGGCTCGCGTAGACGATGTAGGTGCCGGCGCTGGCGGCGCGCGCGCCGCTTGGTGCGATGAAGGTCGCCACGGGCACGGGCGAGGCGAGGATCGCCTTGATGATCTGTCGCATCGAGGTATCGAGGCCGCCGGGCGTATCGAGCTGCAGCACCGCGAGCTGCGCCCGCTGGGTGGTGGCGCGCTGCAAACCACGCACGATGAAATCGGCGCTGCCCGGCCCGATCGCGCCGTTGACCGGAATCACGACGACGCTGTTCGCGGTCGCGGCGGCGAGGCTTGCCGCGCTCGCCGCGTTGGCCGGCTGCACCGGCGCCAGCGCTTCGCGGGTCGCGAAGCCGATCGCGCATAGCGCGCCGAGCACGGCGATGCCGCGCATCAAACGGTCCACGATGCCGCCGCGGATAAGCGGCCTGCGCGAACCGGACTGCCGGAGCGGGAGACGCGGAGACGTGTTCATCGCTGACGGCCGCCGCGCCTGCCGGTGTGAACCGGTGGCGCGGGCCGATACCTCGCTCAAGGCTGGCCTGTTGCCGCTTAAAGCTTAGTCCGATTCGGCGCGTCGCGTGAGATCGGCCCCGGCGGTCCGGGCCGGCCGATAGTCGGCCGGCCGCATGCCGGTCCATTTGCGGAACGCGCGATGAAACGCGCTCGGCTCCGCGAAACCGACGGCGTTCGCGATATCGGCGATGGTGCGCTGCGTGCGCTGCAGTTCGGCGATGGCGATGTCGCGCCGCAGCGCGTCCTTGATCGACTGATACGTGTGGCCCTCCTGCTTCAGATACCGCCGCATCGTCGCCTCGGCGACGTGCAGGCGCGCGGCCATCTGATCGGCGGCAGGCCAGTTCGACATCGGCAGCGCGCGCAGCGTTTTGCGCACGCTCGCGGCGAGCGAACCCGGATTACGGTACTTGACGATGAAGCTGCCTGGCGCTTCGCGCAAAAACGGGCGCGCCGAGCGCGAGGTCTGGATCACCGGCAGTTCGAGAAAGGCAGGGTCGAGATCGACGTACGACTCGGGCTCGTCGAAATGCATGTCTTCGCAGAACATCAGCCGGTACTCGTGCGCGGCGGGCGGCGCAGCGCAGCGAAAGCGCGCCTCGAGCAACGGAATGCGCCGGCCCACGAGCCAGCACACGAGCCCGTACACGAGGATGAAATACGTCGCGTAAGCGAACATCGCG
The genomic region above belongs to Paraburkholderia sp. HP33-1 and contains:
- a CDS encoding DUF1488 domain-containing protein, with product MQILFPNEAPEYSGRELTLAFPAMVDGQRVECMITAEALEDHFGAASPRLEDMIVAFDAHRPRIEAATRRLLSETRAQCLVLRSGYVRFYEANWRT
- a CDS encoding NfeD family protein — its product is MNTSPRLPLRQSGSRRPLIRGGIVDRLMRGIAVLGALCAIGFATREALAPVQPANAASAASLAAATANSVVVIPVNGAIGPGSADFIVRGLQRATTQRAQLAVLQLDTPGGLDTSMRQIIKAILASPVPVATFIAPSGARAASAGTYIVYASHIAAMAPGTNLGAATPIEMGIGGNEPPAGGGPPGAPGLPDMHTLPGSASAPAASSPNASPQAAGALPLDTQSTEMRKQLHDAAAYIRGLAQMRGRNADWAERAVREAVSLSNEEALAQHVVDIVARDVPDLLRQLNGRTIVTSAGSVTLQTAHAPLITLEPDWRSRFLAVITDPSVALVLLMLGMYGLFFEFANPGFVLPGVVGAISLLLGLFAMQMLPISYVGLGLIFLGIAFLIGEAFLPTFGSLGFGGIVAFVVGAMMLMDTEVPGYGIPLPLIAAVVVFSAAFVFGVAQLALRARRRPVVTGSEALIGCVGVVLEGGLLPEPEHVAGGTLAGWARVHGERWRVLSTMPAAPGQSVRVTARNGLTLTVMPVTPVDVIQQGERS
- a CDS encoding NCS2 family permease, translating into MDSIKRYFGFDAVGTNLRTEVLAGVTTFLTMAYIIFVNPAILGDAGMPKSAVFVATCIVAALASLIMGLYANYPIALAPGMGLNAYFAYTVVKGMGYTWEAALGAVFVSGCLFLIVTLFRVREVIVKGIPHSIRIAITGGIGLFLAIISLKSAGIVVGNPATLVTLGNLHDPHVVLAAIGFFAIVTLDHLRVRGSILIGIVGVTILSFFFGGNQFHGIVSAPPSIAPTLFQLDIRSALASGVLNVVLVFFLVELFDATGTLMGVANRAGLLVEGQMHRLNRALLADSTAILAGSMLGTSSTTAYIESASGVQAGGRTGVTAITVAVLFVAALFFAPLAEVVPPYATAPALLYVSCLMLREMLDLPWDDATEVVPAALTALLMPFTYSIANGVAFGFISYAALKLLTGQARKVKLVVWIIAAIFLFRYFYLGSE
- a CDS encoding slipin family protein: MIGFTFGFSSILILLVAALIASSVRIFREYERGVVFMLGRFWKVKGPGLVLIIPIVQQVVRMDLRTVVFDVPTQDVITRDNVSVKVNAVVYFRVVDPEKAVIQVARYFEATSQLAQTTLRAVLGKHDLDQLLSEREQLNTDIQKVLDAQTDAWGIKVSIVEIKHVDINETMIRAIARQAEAERERRAKVIHAEGELQASRQLLEAAQTLARQPQAMQLRYLQTLTTIAADKNSTIVFPLPIDLVSAVMERFNRSSAP
- a CDS encoding YaiI/YqxD family protein; this encodes MPIWVDADACPAVVKDMLYRAARRTGMPLTLVANAFLRVPPSPLIRAIQVPAGFDAADQLIVERVAAGDLVITADIPLAAAVLAKNAHALDPRGNWYTPGTIEERLRMRSMLDQLRASGVDTGGPAAFSARDGKTFAGELDRWLARHAPRGDAPAPHSGGQPSA
- a CDS encoding AraC family transcriptional regulator; this encodes MKSDKGTISVSLVEETLALAKARGLDTRPLAEAAGIAAPMLASPKSRVSSAQYGALWAGIARALDDEFFGQDSHPMKCGSFIAMTQMALGARNGAQALSRAVGFMRLVLDDLGATIDTDAQRVRLKFIERVGTRKPAMFAYATYFILVYGLVCWLVGRRIPLLEARFRCAAPPAAHEYRLMFCEDMHFDEPESYVDLDPAFLELPVIQTSRSARPFLREAPGSFIVKYRNPGSLAASVRKTLRALPMSNWPAADQMAARLHVAEATMRRYLKQEGHTYQSIKDALRRDIAIAELQRTQRTIADIANAVGFAEPSAFHRAFRKWTGMRPADYRPARTAGADLTRRAESD
- a CDS encoding DUF4148 domain-containing protein, coding for MHMFPRIGLGALLAAVSISTVYAQAVTQPADPSAPKTRAQVRADLVDWLAAGYDPNDWVNYPENAQRAGRIVAQRRAQQGDTPMNVQ